In the genome of Sardina pilchardus chromosome 14, fSarPil1.1, whole genome shotgun sequence, one region contains:
- the LOC134101258 gene encoding uncharacterized protein LOC134101258, producing the protein MGGSSTKPELTSIDDKRVKNGELIEFHCETNIDDIEVKWTKNGQRLYSGGRISINQSGTNLKLTITGAKEEDEGKYTVTISRKSKSLFQSAKVTVLEYDQKWRFIDWGRNVKIRHSLQDLTLKNPQVKHLRFLLHGPVGSGKSSIINSINSIFQDKVKVGALAAAISGKSFTETYQTYEIRDGQDKALPFVFSDIMGLEKSSEDENLDEFFPHGRLHSVALHRESTFPTVKKNDKGVHPDDIISALEGHVRDNYVFKPSCPLSERDPSYNHSPTLDDMVHCLVSVLPADRIAIMDGDVIKKMQDIRNYASKKGIPQVVFMTRVDLACPVIKNDLPRVYSSKRIKQNMQECSNKLGVPMNCIFPVKNYHEENNLDSNMDSLILDALKNAVNFANDYVDGLETHTQPLRTHTQQSESVESSELSDDEQSEDSYPESLPDELDFSKPHEMVNRCGLSAAVTEGLNPVFTPADKEFDLEWRKVSWDTVGRNKMESELRDLRLPIPELKHVRILLHGPVGAGKSSFINSINSVFQGKICAGALVATPSGSSFTKKYKTYEFRNKDSGLLPFVVNDMMGLEKGNSIGAHPNDIINALKGHVKNDYKFNPVSPLSVGDADYVASPSLNDRVHCLVSVIPLDKISIMDDEVINKMRAIREAASEMDIPQAIVMTMVDKACPVVNEDLRKIYFSKRIKHNMEECSNRLGVPMNCIFPVKNYHQEQDLVQEIDCLILTALRQIVHFSNERLF; encoded by the exons ATGGGAGGATCCAGTACAAAACCAG AGTTAACATCCATAGACGACAAGAGAGTGAAAAATGGGGAGCTCATTGAGTTCCATTGTGAGACCAACATTGATGACATTGAAGTCAAATGGACAAAGAATGGACAAAGGTTGTATAGTGGAGGCAGAATCAGTATCAACCAGAGTGGGACAAATTTAAAACTGACAATCACTGGTGccaaggaggaagatgagggcaAGTACACTGTAACGATCAGCAGGAAATCCAAAAGTCTCTTTCAGTCCGCCAAAGTAACCGTGCTAG AGTATGACCAGAAGTGGCGGTTCATAGATTGGGG GAGAAACGTGAAAATCAGGCACAGCTTACAAGACCTGACACTCAAAAACCCACAGGTCAAACATCTGCGTTTCCTGCTGCATGGGCCTGTGGGGTCTGGGAAGTCCAGCATCATTAACTCCATCAACAGCATCTTCCAGGACAAAGTCAAAGTGGGGGCGCTGGCAGCTGCTATAAGTGGCAAGAGTTTCACAGAAACT TATCAAACCTATGAAATTAGAGACGGGCAAGACAAAGCTTTGCCATTTGTCTTCAGTGACATCATGGGTCTGGAAAAAAGTTCTGAAGATGAGAATTTGGATGAGTTCTTTCCACATGGAagg TTGCATTCAGTTGCATTGCATAGGGAGTCAACTTTTCCAACTGTGAAGAAGAATGATAAAGGTGTTCATCCTGACGACATCATCAGTGCCTTAGAAGGACATGTCAGAGATAACTACgtg TTTAAGCCTAGTTGCCCACTGTCTGAAAGAGACCCAAGCTACAATCACAGCCCAACTCTGGATGATATGGTTCATTGCTTGGTCAGTGTGCTCCCAGCTGATAGAATCGCCATTATGGATGGTGATGTTATTAAGAAGATGCAGGATATCAGAAACTATGCAAGTAAAAAGG GGATTCCTCAGGTGGTTTTTATGACCCGTGTGGACTTGGCCTGTCCTGTCATTAAGAATGACCTGCCACGTGTCTACTCAAGCAAACGTATAAAGCAGAAC atgcaAGAGTGCAGTAACAAGCTTGGAGTCCCCATGAACTGCATCTTCCCGGTGAAAAACTACCACGAGGAGAACAACCTGGACAGTAACATGGACAGTCTGATACTGGATGCTCTGAAGAATGCTGTGAACTTCGCTAATGACTATGTGGATggcctggagacacacacacagcctctacggacacacacacagcagtcagagTCAGTAGAGTCATCAGAGCTATCAGATGATGAGCAGTCAGAGGACTCGTATCCTG aGTCCTTGCCGGATGAGTTGGATTTTTCGAAACCACATGAAA TGGTGAATCGTTGTGGCCTATCAGCAGCAGTAACGGAGGGCTTGAACCCTGTTTTCACACCTGCTG ATAAAGAATTCGACCTTGAATGGAGGAAAGTGAGCTGGGA TACCGTCGGTAGAAACAAGATGGAAAGTGAACTGAGAGACCTACGTCTGCCGATACCTGAACTGAAACATGTGCGTATCCTGCTGCATGGGCCGGTGGGCGCTGGGAAAtccagcttcatcaactccatcaACAGTGTCTTTCAGGGCAAAATCTGTGCAGGGGCTCTGGTCGCTACACCATCTGGCAGCAGTTTCACCAAAAAG TACAAAACATATGAATTTAGAAATAAGGATTCTGGATTGCTGCCCTTTGTTGTGAATGACATGATGGGTCTTGAGAAAGGGAATTCTATTGGAGCACACCCCAATGACATCATCAATGCATTAAAAGGCCATGTTAAGAATGACtacaag TTCAATCCAGTTTCTCCACTGTCTGTGGGAGATGCTGACTATGTCGCCAGCCCTTCTCTGAATGACCGGGTGCATTGTTTGGTAAGCGTGATTCCATTGGACAAGATCTCCATCATGGATGATGAGGTCATCAACAAGATGCGAGCTATCAGAGAGGCTGCCAGTGAGATGG ATATTCCACAAGCCATTGTCATGACAATGGTGGATAAAGCCTGCCCGGTGGTGAATGAAGATCTTAGGAAAATCTACTTCAGTAAGAGGATCAAACacaat ATGGAGGAGTGCAGTAACCGACTTGGTGTTCCCATGAACTGCATCTTCCCAGTGAAAAACTACCACCAGGAACAGGACTTGGTCCAGGAGATAGACTGCCTCATCTTAACTGCTCTGAGACAGATCGTTCATTTCTCAAATGAACGTTTGTTCTAG
- the LOC134100597 gene encoding interferon-induced protein 44-like, producing MGYAFSFTLTYYVGVVRQRGRNEEKEKMFPFIKAVQDVLRDGLMSATLVQRAPPLPVFTSADREFDLEWRKTKWDIGNRNRMEKELREFRLLNSELKHLRILLHGPVGAGKSSFINSINSVFQGQICAGALVAAESGITFTRKYKTHKFRNGNSGRLPFVVNDIMGLEKGNSIGVHPSDIINALKGHVKNNYKFNPVSPLSVGDADYVTNPSLNDRVHCLVSVIPLDKISIMDDEVINKMRAIREAASEMDIPQVIVVTMVDKACPVVKEDLRKIYFSKRIKQNMQECSNRLGVPMNCIFPVKNYHEETELDQEMDCLILTALGRIVHFSHEYIDSLDD from the exons ATGGGCTatgctttcagtttcactttgactTATTACGTGGGG GTTGTAAGACAACGTGGTAGAAACgaggaaaaagagaagatgTTTCCATTCATAAAAG cTGTTCAAGATGTGCTCAGAGATG GTTTAATGAGCGCCACTCTTGTTCAGCGGGCGCCACCACTTCCTGTTTTCACATCTG CGGACAGAGAATTTGACCTTGAATGGAGGAAAACAAAGTGGGA CATTGGCAATAGAAACAGGATGGAAAAGGAACTGAGAGAATTCCGTCTGCTGAATTCCGAACTCAAGCACCTGCGTATCCTGCTGCACGGGCCGGTGGGAGCTGGGAAGtccagcttcatcaactccatcaACAGTGTTTTTCAGGGCCAGATATGTGCAGGGGCTCTGGTTGCTGCAGAGTCTGGCATCACTTTCACCAGAAAG TACAAAACACATAAATTCAGAAATGGGAATTCTGGACGTCTGCCCTTCGTGGTAAATGACATAATGGGTCTTGAGAAAGGGAATTCTATCGGAGTACACCCCAGTGACATCATCAATGCATTAAAAGGTCATGTTAAAAACAATTACAAG TTCAATCCAGTTTCTCCACTGTCTGTGGGAGACGCTGACTATGTCACCAACCCTTCTCTGAATGACCGGGTGCATTGTTTGGTCAGCGTGATCCCATTGGACAAGATCTCCATCATGGATGACGAGGTCATCAACAAGATGCGAGCTATCAGAGAGGCTGCCAGTGAGATGG ATATTCCTCAAGTCATTGTTGTTACAATGGTGGATAAAGCCTGCCCAGTGGTGAAGGAAGATCTGAGGAAGATCTACTTCAGCAAGAGGATCAAAcaaaat aTGCAGGAGTGCAGTAACCGACTTGGTGTTCCCATGAACTGCATTTTCCCAGTGAAAAACTACCACGAGGAAACCGAGTTGGACCAGGAAATGGACTGCCTCATCTTAACCGCTTTGGGACGTATTGTTCATTTCTCCCATGAATATATTGATTCTCTAGATGATTGA